One Papaver somniferum cultivar HN1 chromosome 10, ASM357369v1, whole genome shotgun sequence genomic window carries:
- the LOC113317768 gene encoding uncharacterized protein LOC113317768 translates to MLMIPYRPRKTFMLGSSSECVCVCLQPLVVPEAVEEVLQEVKAGKYWFSIYLLKRRILNFWWSFTRVLQEGSDEALFDCFYLMINSGAWWLVDANIPHQKYQY, encoded by the exons ATGTTAATGATTCCCTATCGGCCTCGTAAAACCTTCATGTTAG GTTCAAGCTCTGAGTGTGTATGTGTCTGTCTACAACCTCTTGTAGTTCCGGAAGCAGTGGAAGAGGTGTTGCAAGAAGTGAAAGCCGGGAAATACTGGTTCAGCATTTACTTGTTAAAGAGGAGGATCTTAAACTTCTGGTGGAGTTTCACGCGAGTATTGCAAGAG GGATCTGATGAGGCTTTGTTCGATTGCTTCTATCTTATG ATTAACTCTGGGGCCTGGTGGTTAGTTGATGCAAACATCCCGCATCAGAAATACCAATACTGA